From one Candidatus Chromulinivorax destructor genomic stretch:
- a CDS encoding AAA family ATPase produces MNKQSARNLMLIISMIASIDHLLAAPKKPNKNSNQNQPPVKKPIKIDTELPLQIFYPGDIKTKFTDIAGLDIAKSCMLDIISYLKDSSKYDAIGAKITKGILFDGSTGNGKTMLARAFAGEVNCPFISMNGASFVEMYVGVGPSRVRELFLIARKLAPCIVFIDEIDALLAARGSDKEYSNTVNAFLTEMDGLFNDNTTIIIIGATNRINALDEAAIRPGRFDRKIYITKPTLEARVQLLENQFKKVKHAPGLDIYYIAQMTTGFSCAELTNLVNEAAIIAVNTNSLWVEMTHIRQAFDRMRNHRS; encoded by the coding sequence ATGAACAAACAATCTGCACGTAATCTTATGCTCATAATAAGTATGATTGCATCAATTGACCACCTGCTTGCAGCTCCAAAAAAGCCAAATAAAAATTCGAATCAAAATCAACCTCCAGTAAAAAAACCTATTAAAATTGATACCGAATTACCTTTGCAAATTTTTTATCCTGGCGATATCAAAACTAAATTTACTGACATAGCAGGTCTTGATATTGCAAAATCTTGCATGCTCGATATTATTTCGTACCTGAAAGATTCTTCAAAATATGATGCTATTGGGGCAAAAATAACCAAAGGTATTTTATTTGACGGAAGCACGGGAAATGGAAAGACGATGCTTGCTCGAGCTTTTGCAGGTGAAGTTAATTGCCCATTTATTAGTATGAATGGAGCATCATTTGTAGAAATGTATGTTGGTGTTGGGCCATCTCGAGTACGAGAACTTTTTTTAATTGCTCGCAAGCTGGCTCCTTGCATTGTTTTTATTGACGAAATTGATGCATTACTTGCAGCACGCGGATCAGATAAAGAGTATAGCAATACGGTCAATGCATTTTTAACAGAAATGGATGGTTTATTTAACGATAACACGACAATAATTATTATTGGTGCTACCAATAGAATTAATGCACTTGATGAAGCTGCAATTCGACCAGGAAGATTTGATCGTAAAATATATATTACCAAGCCAACACTTGAAGCTCGTGTGCAACTTTTAGAAAATCAATTTAAAAAAGTGAAGCATGCACCAGGTTTAGATATTTATTACATTGCGCAAATGACGACTGGTTTTTCATGTGCAGAATTAACAAATCTAGTCAATGAAGCTGCAATTATTGCCGTTAACACCAATTCTTTATGGGTTGAAATGACGCACATTCGACAAGCATTTGATAGAATGAGAAATCATAGAAGTTAA
- a CDS encoding N-acetylmuramoyl-L-alanine amidase produces MSIKKIIQYVCLAVIAMQSPILVSKQNLFTIMIDPAGDAKHTGRLIQDTLERGISLQCAEELKKVIMQRNSNIRVILTRVPGETIQPLQNASFANRLQVDFYMSIYFYEEQNTPAYITLYHYLENPINDYWYKPLQLCFYQTNQAHLMHLATTKKWGIAMLDVLQNKQSQKYFQPLGFFGIPFQPLVGVQAPAIAVEIGLKNKQDWRHVIEPLVQAIERIIQ; encoded by the coding sequence ATGTCGATAAAAAAAATAATACAGTATGTATGCCTTGCGGTCATAGCAATGCAGTCACCTATACTGGTAAGTAAACAAAATCTATTTACGATTATGATAGACCCTGCTGGAGATGCAAAACATACTGGCCGATTAATTCAAGATACACTTGAACGTGGCATATCATTACAATGCGCAGAAGAACTTAAAAAAGTGATTATGCAAAGAAATAGTAACATTCGTGTGATTTTAACACGAGTTCCTGGAGAGACAATACAACCATTACAAAATGCATCATTTGCTAATAGGTTACAAGTCGATTTTTATATGAGTATATATTTTTATGAAGAACAAAACACCCCTGCCTATATTACACTGTACCACTATCTTGAAAACCCAATAAACGACTATTGGTACAAACCACTCCAACTTTGTTTTTATCAAACAAATCAAGCACATCTCATGCATCTTGCAACAACAAAAAAATGGGGTATTGCGATGCTGGATGTTTTACAAAACAAACAGTCACAAAAATACTTTCAGCCTCTTGGGTTTTTTGGCATTCCATTTCAGCCACTTGTTGGAGTTCAAGCGCCAGCAATTGCAGTTGAAATTGGATTAAAAAACAAACAAGATTGGCGCCATGTTATTGAGCCATTAGTTCAAGCGATAGAAAGAATCATACAATGA
- a CDS encoding mechanosensitive ion channel domain-containing protein codes for MKKYMHKALFCLLMSSVSGFALHLQPVGFDALKDSVMPNTGLKFFIGEDAAQKQNMLETLKVEYKALLEKSKLQSDAIEKQMILVKKEIDNLKTTPANGNNEYLSKKLNLLNNKYQLLPDVRETRQQIAEYMKQHIEYLDKYFQSLDEPNDEIEEKSLYAFSDLQILTHKIMLEQEALSRLQIKKENEESVVARSENFITTKDKEIKAINDYIESLKKSNHADVKNQVALYNLEKEVLMQERELDALRVEEHVRSVEFITSQMFVTAQKKIKLEASLVQVRRRMKVDKQDVLFYQQKNNEIKSEVQASKINLMKDRTDLANQKSYMQEELEKLSDRYKISLSNIRQVEDWDVSFDTIQEDFQAISVSLAYLNVAFIDQKIEKIRIELLMQDAKIFHAQALEDAVQSLYAITQSKFHDNDHLETLRNHYKDTKNSIQNMIKSYQDRTGELHMLIKSQHKKLQNIKKYQERLKSYPSNDIAENQRKYNESITLLTKSLKAVERQADVYLKLSEQYASLIELKEESLILTNFMLQELDLIGVWHRSNRAVTLNGIKEIIPNLITFVHNIYGMVQDYIIHFNFFDDAYNFITTSTSQFFTYILLGIFLYIIYLCLLIMLPALYNSFMQISPDMHNIFLLSRMFAVLCGFIQEYLGLIYIWILLFMSLSICHYSIVFVLMFYAFSIVLLTYLSRSFLVYLLDFNKSIGYLLLGESFQNRFRWIFSFFSISTITILFFRKMFMLVMMYQQSEFPIILLRLYHVVIFISVVFSIEKDELLNLIPKTNIYFEEFSKLVDRYYYILSLFCIVMLILSDPYLGGYGHLMWYMILNITMTLILLATMYLIHNAIKTISSLIFFKDTGEFVKKERFDYAKTWYAIFVVILFFLFIALTILLIAQIWGYPIALDQIDKFLNYHIYYGSAGSKLEFIRVAGCIRLLFSPIIGAFLAFLFRRYVLQRVFDIQYVDPGVQDTVMTISRYVIMSATIFIMLELEGLGFLVGYILGIGLVTFGWTFKDLFADVVAYFFILVQRQVKVGDFIKIDDHVLGVVKKIGPRAVILRRKNSVTIVVPNSQILKSPIYNWNYTRGYIAFDDIVFSVPFDSDPEQVKNILHQVLDENHDVLKVPEPLIRLDDFNDKGYTFMVRGYISSTNTLNQWKIASDIRLAIVIHLKAHGISVAQPVMQITMK; via the coding sequence ATGAAAAAATATATGCATAAAGCATTATTCTGTTTGTTGATGAGTTCTGTTTCTGGATTTGCACTTCATTTGCAACCTGTTGGTTTTGATGCTTTAAAAGATTCAGTTATGCCAAATACTGGCCTAAAGTTTTTTATTGGTGAAGATGCAGCCCAAAAACAAAATATGCTTGAAACGTTAAAAGTTGAATATAAAGCATTACTTGAAAAATCAAAGTTACAATCAGATGCAATCGAAAAGCAGATGATTTTGGTAAAAAAAGAGATAGATAATTTAAAGACAACTCCTGCCAATGGGAATAATGAATATTTATCAAAAAAACTTAATTTATTAAATAATAAATATCAACTTCTTCCTGATGTTCGTGAAACTCGTCAGCAAATAGCTGAATATATGAAACAGCACATTGAATATCTTGATAAATATTTTCAATCTCTTGATGAGCCAAATGATGAGATAGAAGAAAAATCTTTATATGCATTTTCTGATTTACAGATTTTAACTCATAAAATTATGCTTGAGCAAGAAGCTTTATCTCGTTTACAAATTAAAAAAGAAAATGAAGAATCGGTTGTTGCTCGTTCTGAAAATTTTATTACAACAAAAGATAAAGAAATAAAAGCTATTAATGATTACATAGAATCATTAAAAAAATCAAATCATGCTGATGTCAAAAATCAGGTAGCATTATACAATCTTGAAAAAGAAGTGCTGATGCAAGAACGTGAATTAGATGCTTTACGTGTTGAAGAGCATGTCAGAAGCGTTGAATTTATAACATCCCAGATGTTTGTTACTGCGCAGAAAAAAATTAAACTAGAAGCAAGTTTAGTGCAAGTTCGACGTCGCATGAAAGTTGATAAACAGGATGTGTTATTTTATCAGCAAAAAAATAATGAAATAAAGTCAGAAGTTCAAGCAAGTAAAATTAATTTAATGAAAGATCGAACTGATCTAGCAAATCAAAAATCTTACATGCAAGAAGAGCTTGAAAAATTAAGTGATCGTTATAAAATTTCATTATCCAACATTCGTCAAGTAGAAGATTGGGATGTTTCATTTGATACAATTCAAGAAGACTTCCAAGCAATTTCTGTTTCATTAGCATATTTAAATGTAGCTTTTATTGATCAAAAAATTGAAAAAATTCGTATTGAATTGTTGATGCAAGATGCAAAAATATTTCATGCGCAAGCATTAGAAGATGCAGTCCAGTCTTTGTATGCAATTACTCAATCTAAATTTCATGATAATGATCATTTAGAAACCTTACGTAATCATTATAAAGATACGAAAAATTCTATACAAAATATGATTAAATCATATCAAGATCGCACAGGCGAATTGCATATGTTAATAAAATCTCAGCATAAAAAATTACAAAATATAAAAAAATATCAAGAACGATTAAAGTCGTATCCATCAAATGATATTGCTGAAAATCAAAGAAAGTATAATGAAAGTATAACTTTACTAACAAAATCATTAAAAGCTGTTGAGCGCCAGGCAGATGTCTATCTTAAATTAAGTGAGCAGTATGCATCGTTAATTGAGTTGAAAGAAGAATCGCTGATCCTGACGAATTTTATGCTACAAGAGCTTGATTTAATTGGCGTTTGGCATCGATCAAACCGTGCAGTTACGCTCAATGGGATTAAAGAAATTATTCCAAATCTCATTACCTTTGTTCATAATATTTACGGAATGGTGCAAGATTATATCATTCATTTCAATTTCTTTGATGATGCTTATAATTTTATTACAACCTCTACATCACAGTTTTTTACCTATATATTACTTGGTATCTTTCTCTATATTATTTATTTGTGTCTTTTAATTATGCTTCCTGCTTTATATAATTCATTTATGCAGATCAGTCCAGACATGCATAACATTTTTTTATTGAGTAGAATGTTCGCTGTTCTGTGTGGATTTATACAAGAATATTTAGGGTTGATTTATATATGGATTTTACTCTTTATGTCATTGAGTATTTGTCATTACTCGATCGTCTTTGTTTTGATGTTTTATGCATTTTCTATTGTCCTTTTAACCTATTTATCACGATCATTTTTGGTTTATCTATTAGATTTTAATAAATCTATTGGATATTTACTTTTGGGCGAATCGTTTCAAAATCGATTTCGATGGATATTTTCATTTTTTTCAATTTCGACTATTACAATTTTATTTTTTAGAAAAATGTTCATGCTCGTCATGATGTATCAGCAGTCAGAGTTTCCTATTATTTTGCTTCGGTTATACCATGTCGTGATTTTTATTTCAGTTGTTTTTTCAATCGAAAAAGATGAACTGTTAAATTTAATTCCAAAAACAAATATATATTTTGAAGAGTTTTCAAAATTAGTTGATAGATACTATTATATTTTATCACTATTTTGCATTGTTATGTTGATTTTAAGTGACCCATATCTTGGAGGTTACGGTCATTTAATGTGGTACATGATTTTAAATATCACCATGACTCTTATTTTACTTGCAACCATGTATTTGATTCACAATGCAATTAAAACAATATCGTCACTGATATTTTTTAAAGATACTGGTGAATTTGTCAAAAAAGAACGATTTGATTACGCTAAAACATGGTATGCAATATTTGTTGTTATTTTATTCTTTTTATTTATAGCGTTAACAATTCTTTTAATCGCTCAAATTTGGGGTTACCCAATAGCCTTAGATCAAATAGATAAATTTTTAAATTATCATATTTATTATGGTTCTGCAGGCTCTAAATTAGAATTTATTCGAGTTGCAGGTTGTATTCGATTATTATTTTCTCCAATAATTGGTGCTTTTTTAGCATTTTTATTTAGACGGTATGTGCTACAAAGAGTATTTGACATTCAGTATGTAGATCCTGGTGTGCAAGATACGGTTATGACAATCTCTCGTTATGTTATTATGAGCGCAACTATTTTTATTATGCTTGAATTAGAGGGCTTAGGCTTTTTAGTAGGCTATATTTTAGGGATCGGGTTAGTAACTTTTGGTTGGACGTTTAAAGATCTATTTGCCGACGTTGTAGCTTACTTTTTTATATTAGTGCAACGACAAGTTAAAGTAGGTGATTTTATTAAAATTGATGACCATGTTTTGGGTGTTGTAAAAAAAATCGGACCACGTGCTGTAATTTTACGCAGAAAAAATTCAGTAACAATTGTAGTTCCTAACTCACAAATCTTAAAATCACCTATTTATAATTGGAATTATACTCGCGGGTATATTGCTTTTGATGATATTGTTTTTTCTGTGCCGTTTGATAGCGATCCAGAGCAAGTTAAGAATATTTTACACCAAGTGCTTGATGAAAATCATGATGTATTAAAAGTACCTGAACCACTAATTCGTTTAGATGATTTTAACGATAAGGGATATACCTTTATGGTGCGAGGCTATATTAGTTCTACAAATACTCTTAATCAATGGAAAATTGCAAGTGATATTCGTCTAGCGATTGTCATACACTTAAAAGCACATGGAATTTCTGTTGCTCAGCCTGTTATGCAAATTACGATGAAATAG
- the typA gene encoding translational GTPase TypA, with product MDQSKIRNVAIIAHVDHGKTTMVDEIFKQSDSMQAHHVIEERLMDSIDLEKERGITIKSKNGSCMYKDYFINIIDTPGHADFGGEVERVLKMADGVLFLVDAAEGPMPQSFFVLKKAVALNLPVVVVVNKIDKETARIEWVIDQVFDLLVGLNAPDEILDFKVVYASARNGWATTDYNVKTDNIKAIFEAIVNYIPAPKGDPNGPFQMLVSSIDHSAFMGRLAIGKVTSGSIALANSVVAASENFMSQPIRVTKLYRFERNKHMEIETASVGEIIAVAGFKDILVGQTVTSASNPIPLPSFKIDPPTVAIKFLPNDSPLSGQEGDFITSRQLHDRLHREPLSDIAMQVEDDGIGFKVSGRGELHLSIFIEKLRREGYEFQVSRPEVVFQVIDGKKMEPYETVTIDVATQYIGKIIEAMGTRKGQMTDMREDGPMTRLIYEIPTRGILGYQADFMMDTKGMGIMSSAFDKYGPYIGEIRLRQNGVMIAMESGKTTSYALEGLEDRGVLIMGSGQTVYEGQIVGKHSRDNDLTVNACKGKKLTNMRASGSDDSTALQPHLQMTLEQCLSFIMDDELIEFTPKSIRLRKMILNEGERKRSGKKS from the coding sequence ATGGATCAATCAAAGATACGTAACGTTGCTATTATAGCACACGTTGATCACGGTAAAACAACTATGGTTGACGAAATATTCAAGCAAAGTGATTCTATGCAAGCGCATCATGTTATTGAAGAGCGTTTGATGGATTCAATTGATCTTGAAAAAGAGCGTGGAATTACCATTAAATCAAAAAATGGTTCTTGCATGTACAAAGACTATTTTATTAACATCATCGACACACCTGGTCACGCTGACTTTGGTGGAGAAGTTGAACGCGTGCTTAAAATGGCTGACGGTGTTCTTTTCCTTGTTGATGCTGCAGAAGGCCCAATGCCTCAGTCTTTCTTCGTATTGAAAAAAGCTGTTGCATTAAACTTACCTGTAGTTGTTGTTGTAAACAAAATCGACAAAGAAACAGCTCGTATTGAATGGGTTATTGACCAAGTTTTCGATCTTCTTGTAGGTCTTAATGCTCCTGATGAAATCTTAGATTTCAAAGTTGTATACGCATCAGCAAGAAACGGTTGGGCAACAACTGACTATAACGTTAAAACTGATAACATCAAAGCTATTTTTGAAGCGATTGTAAACTACATCCCTGCACCTAAAGGTGACCCAAACGGTCCTTTCCAAATGCTTGTAAGTTCAATTGATCATTCAGCTTTCATGGGTCGTTTAGCAATTGGTAAAGTTACTTCTGGTTCAATAGCTTTAGCTAACAGCGTAGTTGCTGCATCAGAAAACTTTATGAGTCAGCCTATCCGTGTAACAAAATTATACAGATTTGAACGTAATAAACATATGGAAATCGAAACAGCTTCAGTTGGTGAAATCATCGCTGTTGCAGGTTTTAAAGATATTTTAGTAGGTCAAACTGTTACGAGTGCATCAAACCCAATTCCACTACCTTCATTCAAAATTGATCCACCAACAGTTGCTATTAAATTCTTACCAAACGACTCTCCATTGTCAGGTCAAGAAGGCGATTTCATTACAAGTCGTCAATTGCATGATCGTTTACACCGTGAACCACTTTCAGACATTGCTATGCAAGTTGAAGATGATGGTATCGGATTTAAAGTTTCTGGCCGTGGCGAATTACATCTTTCAATCTTTATTGAAAAATTACGTCGTGAAGGTTATGAATTCCAAGTATCTCGTCCTGAAGTAGTTTTCCAAGTTATTGATGGCAAAAAAATGGAACCGTACGAAACGGTAACTATCGACGTTGCAACTCAATACATTGGTAAAATTATTGAAGCTATGGGTACACGTAAAGGTCAAATGACTGATATGAGAGAAGATGGTCCTATGACTCGTCTTATCTATGAAATCCCAACTCGTGGTATTTTAGGATACCAAGCTGACTTCATGATGGATACTAAAGGTATGGGTATCATGAGTTCTGCTTTTGACAAATACGGTCCATACATTGGTGAAATCAGACTTCGTCAAAATGGTGTGATGATTGCTATGGAAAGTGGCAAAACAACTTCATACGCACTTGAAGGTCTTGAAGACCGTGGTGTATTGATTATGGGTTCTGGCCAAACTGTGTACGAAGGTCAAATCGTTGGTAAACATTCACGCGATAACGACTTAACAGTTAATGCTTGTAAAGGCAAAAAACTAACGAACATGCGTGCATCTGGTTCTGATGATTCAACAGCATTACAACCGCATCTACAAATGACGTTAGAACAATGTCTATCGTTCATTATGGATGATGAGTTGATCGAATTCACTCCAAAATCAATTCGCTTAAGAAAAATGATTTTAAACGAAGGTGAACGTAAACGTAGTGGTAAAAAAAGCTAA
- a CDS encoding ankyrin repeat domain-containing protein, producing MQKKLLFICLLLSSPCMMFGQKDYKKDSYYQNLTDLKKLNYAIEESDIPTITTLLTKVDINSQDTSGSTPLHNAIADGNLKIIQLLVNSGANINAKDKKGYTPLYEVFNSLIESIVMIYCDSIETDQSILQDIIDGYALKYITIAQYLVTSGADTTLQYDTDDNWYEIIPQNKYLTLLDIITEVQSAFTEELTKNNYDATALKACIKHFDTFKSILQRQ from the coding sequence ATGCAAAAAAAATTATTATTCATTTGCCTATTATTAAGTTCACCATGCATGATGTTTGGACAAAAAGATTATAAAAAAGATAGTTACTACCAAAATCTTACCGATCTTAAAAAACTTAATTATGCAATTGAAGAATCAGATATTCCAACTATTACCACATTACTTACAAAAGTAGATATAAACTCTCAAGATACAAGTGGCAGCACGCCATTACATAATGCTATTGCAGATGGAAATTTAAAAATTATACAATTGCTCGTTAATTCAGGTGCAAATATTAATGCGAAAGATAAAAAAGGATACACGCCTTTATATGAAGTTTTTAATTCACTTATTGAATCAATTGTCATGATTTATTGTGATAGCATTGAAACAGACCAATCAATATTACAAGACATAATAGATGGATATGCTTTAAAATATATTACAATAGCTCAATATTTAGTTACTTCAGGTGCAGATACTACATTACAATACGATACTGATGATAATTGGTATGAAATAATTCCTCAAAATAAATATCTAACACTTTTAGATATTATCACTGAAGTACAATCAGCTTTTACTGAAGAATTAACAAAAAATAATTATGATGCAACAGCGTTAAAAGCATGTATCAAACATTTTGATACATTTAAATCAATTTTACAGCGTCAATAA
- the recD2 gene encoding SF1B family DNA helicase RecD2: MTEDEIFGLIDRFVYQNAETGFAILILKTKEKLPVTVTGNFVNIHEGQELYVKGAWVYNQKFGKQFQSTSYYSKLPNNIAGLKKYLGSGLIKGIGKSYADKIVNHFKEKTLMIIDSMPHRLSEIPGIGSKRVEQITQSWSDQKYIAEIMIFLQDKGVTTTYATKIYKKYKNNSIPLLTEDPYRLIYDIWGIGFKTADMIAQNLGFELSSVKRVKAGILFNLHEATKQGHLYQELSTLKNSTFHLLDLHADLHAAQMKHALHQLHDEEKIKLITYNNEHFLTTTAFYFSEKSLATKIQAIVEYPSPHTFNMNTLYKKLQEHQHIQLNEQQQLGVLGTFQHKISVITGGPGTGKTTVIKALLTLLEQENMRYKLAAPTGRAAKKMMEGTGRPATTIHRLLEVDPANMQFKHNDQNALEVDFLIIDEASMIDIFLALAIIKATPLPAHIIFIGDIHQLPSVGPGNFLHDLIASKKAPTTTLSQIFRQAQNSMIITNAYKINQGEMPSTDLPDCKKDFYFIKEDNPENVMGHIKTILLEKLPRHHINSSQAIILSPMHKGAVGTQQLNHDLQLLLNPEQKASLTYAGTTFKLHDRVMQIKNNYDKKVFNGDVGVIDTIDPEEKIVSISFDYTNAVYSFDELNELSLAYALTIHKSQGSEYEAVIIPIFMQHFTLLQRNLIYTAITRAKKLCFFIGQPKAVAMAVKNNKTIERLSFLNRFLTEDIACR; this comes from the coding sequence ATGACTGAAGATGAAATATTTGGTCTGATAGACCGTTTCGTATATCAAAACGCTGAAACAGGTTTTGCTATCTTAATTTTAAAAACAAAAGAAAAGTTGCCGGTGACTGTTACCGGCAACTTTGTTAATATTCACGAAGGCCAAGAACTGTACGTTAAAGGTGCATGGGTTTATAATCAAAAATTTGGCAAACAGTTTCAATCTACTAGTTACTATTCAAAACTTCCCAACAACATTGCAGGTCTTAAAAAATATCTGGGCTCTGGCCTGATTAAAGGTATTGGAAAGAGCTATGCAGATAAAATCGTTAATCACTTTAAAGAAAAAACTTTAATGATTATTGATTCGATGCCTCATAGACTTTCTGAAATTCCAGGAATTGGTAGTAAGCGAGTTGAACAGATTACTCAATCATGGTCAGATCAAAAATATATTGCAGAGATTATGATCTTCTTGCAAGACAAAGGTGTTACGACAACCTACGCAACAAAAATTTATAAAAAATACAAAAATAACTCAATTCCTCTTTTAACTGAAGACCCATACCGCCTCATTTATGATATTTGGGGCATTGGTTTTAAAACAGCAGATATGATAGCGCAAAATCTTGGTTTTGAATTATCATCAGTTAAACGAGTTAAAGCTGGAATTCTTTTTAATCTTCATGAAGCTACAAAACAAGGCCACTTGTATCAAGAGCTTTCTACACTGAAAAATAGCACGTTTCATCTTTTAGATTTACATGCTGATCTCCATGCAGCTCAGATGAAACACGCACTGCATCAACTCCATGATGAAGAAAAAATTAAATTAATTACCTATAATAATGAACATTTTTTAACAACAACTGCTTTTTATTTTTCAGAGAAAAGTCTTGCAACCAAGATTCAAGCAATTGTTGAATATCCATCTCCTCATACTTTCAACATGAACACGTTGTATAAAAAATTACAAGAACATCAACATATTCAACTCAATGAACAACAACAACTTGGGGTACTTGGAACTTTTCAACATAAAATATCAGTAATTACTGGTGGGCCTGGAACAGGTAAAACAACCGTAATAAAAGCGCTTTTAACGTTACTTGAACAAGAGAACATGCGCTATAAATTGGCAGCTCCGACAGGCCGTGCAGCAAAAAAAATGATGGAAGGAACTGGCAGACCTGCGACGACTATTCATCGTCTTTTAGAAGTTGACCCTGCAAATATGCAGTTTAAGCATAATGATCAAAATGCGCTTGAAGTTGATTTTTTAATTATTGATGAAGCGTCGATGATCGATATTTTTTTAGCTCTAGCAATTATTAAAGCAACTCCACTGCCTGCACATATTATTTTTATTGGTGACATTCATCAATTACCATCAGTTGGGCCAGGAAACTTTTTACATGATTTAATTGCAAGCAAGAAAGCTCCAACAACAACGCTCTCACAAATTTTCCGCCAAGCTCAAAACAGCATGATTATCACCAATGCATATAAAATCAATCAAGGGGAAATGCCTTCAACTGATTTACCTGATTGCAAAAAAGATTTTTATTTTATTAAAGAAGATAATCCAGAAAATGTTATGGGCCACATCAAAACAATATTACTTGAAAAGCTTCCTCGCCATCATATTAACAGCTCTCAAGCAATTATTTTATCACCTATGCATAAAGGTGCAGTTGGAACGCAGCAACTTAATCATGACTTGCAACTGCTATTAAATCCTGAACAAAAAGCATCGTTAACCTATGCTGGAACAACATTTAAACTTCATGATAGAGTCATGCAGATAAAAAATAATTATGATAAGAAAGTTTTTAATGGCGATGTTGGCGTTATTGATACAATTGATCCAGAAGAAAAAATAGTTTCAATTTCTTTTGATTACACCAATGCGGTATATTCTTTTGATGAACTTAATGAACTATCACTTGCGTATGCTTTAACAATTCACAAAAGCCAAGGTTCAGAATACGAAGCAGTTATTATACCAATTTTCATGCAACATTTTACACTCTTACAACGCAATCTTATTTATACTGCAATAACACGTGCTAAGAAATTATGTTTCTTTATTGGGCAACCAAAAGCTGTCGCTATGGCAGTTAAAAATAATAAAACAATTGAACGTCTCAGCTTTTTAAATCGTTTTTTAACTGAAGATATAGCATGTCGATAA